TTATTACTATCTATTCTAGTGTACCATAATTTATAACACGTGTTTTAAATCTCTCTAGATTTTTCACCCCTATTTAGTCTCCAGTAGACACATTATGTTAACCTTGTGTTCAATCATGGTGTCAACTAGTTCAGTTAAGCTGACTGTAAGTGACCCTATGTTCTAAGTGCTTACATAATCCTATACTCATGGACTAGCCTTTTTACCACACCCGTCCATGGCGGGAAACCCTTACCTATGTCTCACCACATCCGAATACCAATGCAGCGCTATTGGGGTAAGCTCGTGCCAGCCCTGCTCATTTAACGTTGCACCTGGGTTCCGATGCAACCGCGCCGCGAAGAGAATGCCCCAATGAATTTCTCATTTTGACACATGTTCATATGTTTGACAAAGTTTACATTCGCTTTTGACCTACCGTAATCCTTCTCTCTAGACATTATattagagaaagaaaaaaagagacaaaaaggaAGAGTGGAAAGAAAACAACAACTCAGGTTACCAAGAAACTGAACAGCTTAAAAAAGTGAAAGTACAAATGATCCAACTGTCCAAAAGAGTACAAGCATAATTTCAATATAAGCAGCTTAAAAAGTACTCACAGTTTCACAGCATGTATAAAGATGCTTCCGCCAGAGCCACCTCCCCCTTTTAATCCTCCATCGCCACCCTCTGCAGTGACTGATCCATTCAGAGATAGAAGGTCCTGCACTTGAAGCTTCACACGTCCTCCACCATTCCCTCCAAACCGATTTTCAGGAGATATACCCCCACCCTTGCTCCCATAGCTCCAAGGCCCAGACAAAGTTGACCAACCATACATATCACCACCCCAGAAATTTGTCTTGTTACTTTTCAGGCAGGAAGCACCTCGTCCACCATGACCTCCACCAGCTCCATCATACCCAACTGGTGTACCACTAGTCTGAGGTGGCGGTGATCCACCCAAAGATGTTGTGTTGATAAAAGAGTTGTCATCCATTGTCAAATTGGCGGCAGAAAGAACAACTGTGCCAGCTACAATACTGGCAGATCGACCCACATTAACTTTTCCAGTCATATTAAGGGTGATCATGCAGCCTTCTGCGGGACATGCTATTGAAATACCAGAAAGTATCTCCAGGTTTCCAGTACCATAAATGTAAAGATCAGAACTCAAATACAAGTTTGAGTTTAGCAAGCATGTGGTATTGAATGATCCAACACCTCCCAGGTTCTCACAAGACACATAATTGTTCAGTTGGGAagaaaaaatatgttttctaATGGAAGTAGAGATGCCActtttatgattaatttttgcAACTGATCCAGGATCGATCGGCAACACAATGCCACCACTCCCTAAGCCATGTGAAAATGCATATATGTAAAGAGCGCCATATAAAATACACCAGAAAAGATACCGTTGCATAGCCAAGATACACATGTTAAAATTTTGATCATAGGCATCCAAATTTGCACATAGCTTCTGCGCCACGGCCTGATTTGCTTACTCATATAATCTAGTGTCATCAAGTAAACTCCCAGATGCTCAGTAACATGACTTATAAATACGATCACTTTATTCGTGCAGATACCATAAAACTTAACCTGCCATTACAACCATTCGTTTGTAAGAAAAAAATGTAGAAGGAAACGAAAGATCACTAATGCAAAAGCAATCTTTCAAACTAGTTTAGATAGTATGACATCCAAGTATCAAACTGAAGGCTAAGACTTTTATAGTAAAGTAATCCTCTAAAAATTGTGGACCAGAAAAGGCTTGCATATTCTAGCAAATCATATCAAATGAAGCATTCAAACAACAGCGAAAGCGAAGCTATAACAGCCTTCTATTTTTAAAGATAACTTAGTTATTATTGAGAGATTTTTTTGGGTAAGGTCTGGCTCTTGATTCTTTATTCGACAAACCAAGCATAGTGTGTTCCATCCGTAATGAGTTACAAGACTCTAACAAGATGACAACAAAGGTAGATTTACTGATTCTTCATCAATTAATATTCTTCACTCAAGTAGTATGTGGTTGAATAACACCTCTGCATGCACCCATATCTTTGGTATCCAGATGGATAACTTAGAGGTAAATGTCATCCAATTGGCTCAATACAGCATGCACAGAAACCTAACAATTTCAATTTGAAGATTATGATTTATATTCATTGATTTCCACAGTAATATCTATCACCATCAGCCTCCTCTACAATATCTCACTTGTCCCATATTCCCACCAAGAACTTATCACAATTACGCAGGCTCAAGGCATTTTCACAGCATTGCCTCAactcaacaaataaaaaaatatatcgaCAAAACCATCTTAAGCACAGTCGTATTCGCTATAAGCCTATAACCAGTCATATAAGCTATGCAGATCACATATTCAAGTTCTGGACATATAGAAGTAGGACAAAAATAaacattttaaatttgaaaGTTCTATACATGCATTATAACAGGAGAAGATAAACATCAATACGTACGTACATACGTCATACGTATATAAAACggcatacatataaacatacgtATAGCGGTAATTCTCATCAATCAACCCAAAAATCAATCTAGACGAAGAATCTTCagtagcaaaagaaaaaaaaaattgaaaacagagCAGCTAAGAGAGAGACAAGGGCACAAAACACAGCAGACACGAAATCTCCACTCCGAACTCTCAATCCCACAACTCCACAACAAAGATCAAACATCGAAAATCCCAAAATCAAAAGCAGACTACCAGAAGCGCACACAATTTCTCGCACTTACAGAGAACGAGAAGAGCACCGTCGGAAGAGAGAGATCTCTTCAATGAACATGCGCCGTTGCTTCGTCTCTGCAAAACTGGTCCCTACCTTCGCACTGCTTTGTCTCCTTGCATTCTCTtttagcttctttttcttttgatttgagCTTTAAACAAACAGGGCGACGACGAAGAGAGTGTGACGAATGAGGATGGAGTGGAGTGTGGTCGTATACGAGTCCAAGCTACGTTTCTGCATAGCTGGATACTACTACAGTGAATGATTTACGCGTGTTTTTTCTCATACGACTAGGACTCTCGCTTACATTTGCCCCTCCTTTTCGCCTTAAATTTCTCAAATGCCCCTATTCATATtaggtttaattgaaatttgtATATCCTAATCTGTTAAAAAGGAAGTTGTTGGAGATTGACTTTATGATTTTTCAAAGGGAAGTTGAGATTTCATCCTAACTAAATTTCcatgtgaatttttttaaaacttctAATTTTAGGGGTCTTTTATTCAATAGCcaaagaggagaaaaaacaaCCAATTATATAATTAGGATAATTATtacataattattttgattttatgttAAAATGTAGATAATTTTGCATGTAACGATTTTTTATGTGACATGTAATACTCTTGAGGATAATGATACTTGCCACTTGGCATGTAAGACATATTAGGATGAGAAGTCCTAAGGAGAATGAAAATGGGTAAACTCATAAGATCTTATGAAATTGTAGTTGAAGCGTAGAAAaagatataaatataatataactaACTAAGCTGTCTAATCAAATAATTAAGATACATGCAATGACAAATGTGACATCAACAATTATAATACATTGAAACTTTGAAAAAGAGTTGTGGAATGGAGATTGAGATCGACCTTGGTTTATGTGGCCGATCGTtgaatttttggaataaaaaaatgGGATGATGATGTGTGACATATAATGGGTCGAATTCGAAAGCGATGTGCATCAAAAATTACTCAAAGATGGATTTTCTCTTCATATAGTCCGACAAGTTTTGAAGAATAATACTTGTATAAATATACATCATTACTTAATGTATAGGAGACAAAAGAGaaggacaaaaataaaaaatcatttcaaATAGTCAAATAATCAAGGTTCACCTAAGCTTGAACATTGATTATCACAAAATTTCAACTTCTAGAATCTAGATGCTTTGGTCATTGGAAACCAATGGGCTAGCCCACTATACAGCCAAATGGGCCTTCACTATAAACCAGTACCCACTAGTGTTTTAAAGAAAGGAAGTTTTAAGGGCCCAAGCCCACGACGATATCAAGCATCTGATGCCATTGCAATCTTTTAAGCtgctttcttgtttctttttttttggaacagAATTCTGTAGAACATCAGAATCAATGCGATTCCCTCTACCACTTACcagattttttttcatgaatattATTATAATCACAACTCACAGGCCTCCACCGTTAAAAGCCGCAGGGAACCAACAGAGGTTTTGTACACAAACCTTATTATGCTATTATGGGCATAAGAGAAGTAGAAGTTGCAGGCCAAAAGTTAACTATTCACGAACTCGACGATGTATATGACTCGCTGACGGGTTGCACACTCACTGGGTCGTGGCTATGGAACTCGGCCTTCGTTCTTTCCGAGTGGATGGCCACGCAGCTCGATTTCAAATATAAGTCCGTCATTGAGCTTGGAGCTGGAGCCGGCCTGCCGGGTTTGATCGCAGCCCGGCTCGGCGCCAGCCGCGTTGTTCTCACAGATATCGGGTCGCTGCTTCCAGGGCTCAAGGAAAACGTCGAAGCAAACGGATTAAAGGACCGGGTGGAGGTGAGGGAACTCGAGTGGGGTTCGACAGAATTACTGAGTCAAGGCGGCGAGTTGGAGAAGTTCGA
This DNA window, taken from Tripterygium wilfordii isolate XIE 37 chromosome 20, ASM1340144v1, whole genome shotgun sequence, encodes the following:
- the LOC119987046 gene encoding protein N-lysine methyltransferase METTL21A-like gives rise to the protein MGIREVEVAGQKLTIHELDDVYDSLTGCTLTGSWLWNSAFVLSEWMATQLDFKYKSVIELGAGAGLPGLIAARLGASRVVLTDIGSLLPGLKENVEANGLKDRVEVRELEWGSTELLSQGGELEKFDVVLMSDVFYDPEEMARLALTLGMVCGEETRILAACEVRPWTCECLGELASRGFWVVEFPNLLRESCSPLSDGDGNVETFAVYYIAKPCKQCTS